Below is a genomic region from Helianthus annuus cultivar XRQ/B chromosome 2, HanXRQr2.0-SUNRISE, whole genome shotgun sequence.
AGCTGTCTTTGATGTTATGGTGCTGTCTCAGACTGATCAGGTTGTTCATTTACAACTATTTTTTAAGAAAGATAACAAGGTAGCTTTTTGTTCGGTTGTTTATGCGGCTAATTATTATGTGACCCGAAGGGAGCTATGGCACCATCTCTCTATGCACAAAAGTTTTGTTGGCAATAATCCATGGGTTATTATGGGAGATTTCAACTCAGCGTTAAATCTAGAGGATAAATCGATGGGGGCTTCTTCGGTGACTCGTAGTATGATAGAGTTCCAAGAGTGTGTAGATGACCTCGAAATGCTGGATATTAATCGAACCGGTCTTCACTTCACTTGGAGTCAGAAGCCGAAAAAGGGAATTGGGCTGCTTAAGAAGATTGATAGAGTTCTTGGTAATACCTCTTTCGTTACCAATTTTCCGAATGCTGTTGCTTTTTTCCAACCATATCGTCTATCGGATCATTGCCCGTGTGTCTTAAAGCTTCCAGATGCTGACATCTTGAAACATCGGTCATTTAAATTCGCTAACTTTCTTGTTTTTAAACCTGAATTTGGCGATATAGTGAAGAGGGTGTGGGATACTAGAATAAATGGAGTGCACCAGTTCCGTGTTGTTAAACGTCTTCGGCTTCTTAAGAAGCCTCTCCGTGCACTGTTATTTAAGCAAGGTAACTTACATAAAAAAGTTGAGGCTCTCCGCGAGAAGCTTGATGTCATTCAGAATTCTATTGACAAGCATCCGGATTCTGAGAGTCTTCGGGTTGAGGAAACTACTCTAAGTGCTGAATACAAAGAAGCTTTATTGGATGAGGAGCGTTTTCTGAAACAGAAATCCAAGGTAGACTGGTTACGAGCTGGGGATATGAACACGGCTTTTTTCCACTCATCTCTTAAAAGCAAAAATCACCAGAGCCGTATAGATGTGATCCGTGATACTGGGGGTGTTATCCATGAGGGTAATCAGGTGTATCAGGCTGTCGTTGATCATTATGAAAAGTTTTTGGGTTGTAGGGGCGATACTTCTCTGATTCCGGCTCCGGATTTATTTACTAATGTATTGGATCCGAATATTGCTAGTTATATGTGTAGACAGGTTACTGAAGATGAGGTTAAGAAAGCCATGTTCTCTATTGGTATTGACAAGGCTCCTGGTCCTGACGGCTTTACGGCAGCGTTTTTCAAGAGTGCGTGGCACATTGTTGGTAATGATGTCTCAAGGGCTATTATCGATTTTTTTGACACGGGAAATCTTCTCCGAGAGTTAAACCATACTCTTATCGTGCTAGTGCCTAAGGTTCCGTCCCCATCGGTTGTCACTGATTTCAGGCCGATAGCATGCTGTAATGTCATTTATAAATGCATTACCAAGATTCTGGCGGAGAGAGTGAAGAGGGCCTTGAATAATATTGTCAGCATCAACCAGTCTGCGTTTGTTCCAGGTAGGAAGATTTCTGACAATATTCTGTTAACCCAAGAATTGATGCACAATTATCATAGAAATTCTGGTCCGCCAAGATGTGCGTTTAAAGTTGATATCCAAAAGGCTTATGATACAGTTGATTGGAAGTTCCTTAAAAATATCCTGCTTGGCTTTGGTTTCAATAACAAGATGGTCAATTGGATCATGGTGTGTGTCTCTACTGTTTCGTACTCTGTTTGCGTAAACGGTAATGTTCATGGGTACTTTAAAGGTAGCCGGGGGCTTCGTCAGGGTGATCCTCTCTCCCCGTATCTTTTTACTTTGGTGATGGAGGTTCTCACGGGCATTCTGCATCATATGATCAGGATCGACTCTTCATTTAAATTTCATAATAAATGTGAGAAGCAGCAAATAATCAACCTATGTTTTGCTGATGATTTGTTCTTGTTTGCTAGAGGGGAAATTGCTTCGGCCAGGTGTATTATGAAGTCTCTTACTGACTTTTCTAAAATGTCGGGGTTGGTGCCCAGTATCCAGAAAAGCACGGTATTCTTTTGTAATGTCCCAAGTTATATAAAAAATGCTATTCTGAACATTATGCCGTTTAAGGAGGGATCCTTGCCTGTGCGTTATCTTGGTGTTCCCTTGATCTCTTCAGGGCTCGTTTATAAAGACTGTAGTGTTTTGATGGAAAGCCTTGACAAACGTATCAAGCATTGGCGTAACAAACTGCTCTCGTTTGCTGGGAGATTGCAGCTCATTGTTTCCGTCTTGTCTTCTATGCATATTTTCTGGTCATCTGTCTTTCTTTTGCCGAATAGAGTCATTCATGAATTGGAAGCAAAGATGAGGAATTTTTTGTGGTCTCAAGATGTTGCGTTCCATAGAGGTAAAGCGAAGGTGTCTTGGAAAGTCGTTTGTCTTCCCAAGTATGAAGGTGGTTTGGGTATTCGGCGTCTAGGTGATGTAAACAAAGCTCTAATGACTAAGCATATTTGGAGTATCATCACAAACCGAAATTCGTTGTGGGTGGAGTGGGTGCACAGCTACAGGTTAAGAGGTAAAAACTTCTGGATTTCAAAGGTTGTTTCGAATAGCTGCTATTCTTGGAGAAAACTTCTCCAACTTAGGCCGCAAATGAGACAATTTTTTTGGTCGGATATCGGAGATGGTACGAGGACCTCGGCTTGGTATGACACTTGGTGCGAGCTAGGGCCGCTTGGGAACTTCATCGTGCCTAGAACTATTGCTAATGCAGGGTTTCGGCTTGAGGATTCTGTTTCTCAAATCCAGTTAAACGGTGAGTGGAAATGGCCGGTCGCTTGGAGGGATTTATTCCCTGTCTTAAATCAGCTAGATCAAGTCCATATTATGCCAAACAAACTAGACAGAGTCATGTGGCGAGATGGTAATGAGAAGACAGATTTTTCGACATCGTGTGTGTGGGACTCGATTCGGTATAAGGAAACGGAAGTGGTATGGAGTACTATAGTCTGGTTTGCTCAATGTATACCGCGGCATGCGTTTCTCATGTGGCTAATCATGCGAGGTAAATTACTTACGCAAGATAAGATTCTAAAATGGGATTTGTCTCGTCGGAaaaatatgaacatgatgtgttGTTTATTATGCTATGCTAATCACGACTCCCATAGCCATTTGTTCTTTGAATGTAATTATTCGACAAAGGTTTGGGCTATAGTGAAACGAAAGGTGGGAATGGATTCGGTTCAACCCAAATGGGCAGATATTGTAGACTGGTTGATTACTCGGTCCAAATCTAAACTAGCTAAGGATTATGTCGCTAGAGTGGTGGTTGCGGCTACGGCTTACACTATTTGGCAGGAGCGAAATGCTAGGATTTTCAAAAATCAGCTAAGACCTCCAGAGACTGTGGGTGCTCATATTATACAATTGGTTCGATACAAATTAATGGGTGCGAGATTGAAGAATACTGGTAATGTCCGCAGGCTTCTAAGCGAATGGGATGTTCATGGCAAAGAGCTATTGGACGATGGTGGCTGACTAGTTGTTTAAATTGTATTTTGTTTTTCCTAGTGGTCAGGCTAGTTGTTTTTGTTTTGGGTTTGTAGTTGCTTGATTATGGTTGTTTTGGTTTACTTTCATGGGGTATGcctcatgattgaactagtgtagactcTCTACACTACTTGGTTTGTTTTGGTTGTTgatatataaaatcaccggggtaaccctttacccaaaaaaaaaaaggtttatgtttattgcctgtatgctagaactatatataactttgctcgcattacgcttagatacacatgactttattacatgagaacacctacgtgcttacgcttttctgtcatcgccctactcacgaaccactctcacttacgttacttttactatgaagatcatgtctggacgaattaacatgactcaagcccagctagaggctctcgttcaagctcaagttgctgcggcacttgcagctgctcaagcaggtagtatatcctgtagtcataacttacactaggatctttagatcctacactcctaaaccagcccttgtatttaaactttgccctattcgtacacaataggtcaaccagcgcagcagcaagtttgcacctttaagaacttcatggactgtcgtccaagtactttcagcggcacagagggggcagtgggactcctccactggtttgagaagctcgagtcggtattcgagatgtgtgaataccctgaggctcgcagggtgaaatacgccactggcacgctagaaggaatagcactaacttggtggaacgcccaagttcagatcttagggttggcagctgctaacgccacaccctggaacgacttcaaggaactcattaagagggaatactgcacgcgtgacgacatccacaagttggagaacgagctctatcacttgaaaatgacggggtcagagattgaagcctatacgaagcggtcaaatgaactggccattctgtgtccaactatggtggaccctccagtgaagcgcattgagttgtatctcaagggacttgcgccagaaatccagagccacgttacgtcggctaacctcgataacatccaagacatccagcgtcttgctcatcgccttacggatcaggcggtggaacagaacaagttgcccaaacgcatcagtgctaccacctcagccgctactcccactacacccagtgacagcaaaagaaagtgggatggggattctagcaaaggttcagcgtccgttcaatctcaagctcagcagcagaagactgaccactaccagagtcctagtcagcaatcctctggtggtcatagacagagaaggtatcaagggtttcaccctaagtgtcacaactgcaacaggcatcacagcggccagtgcaacaagggtcgttgtcaaagatgtctcaagatgggtcacaaggccaaagactgtaggagcccacggcctgcaaatcagaatcagcaacctcaacaaccagctccacagaacccacagcagcagcagcagcagccacagcgtggaaatcggggatgtttccagtgtggggctgaaggtcattataAACGCGATTGTCCCcaattgaaccagaatcagaatcgcaacaacaataaccagggcaaagggaacaataacaacgggggaaacaacaacaatggcaacgaggcaaggggtcgagctttcgtgctaggacgaggagacgcaatgaacgatcccaacgtggttatgggtaagtttctcctcgacgatatttatgttactgttttatttgattcgggtgcggatacaagttatatttctgtgaaagccagtaaattgttaaaacgtacatcaacacccctaagcaccaaacatgtcgtagaattagcaaatggtaagagtttagaagccacgcagatagtcaggggttgtagtattgtcttagccggtcaggcTTTcacgatcgaccttattcccatagttttgggaagcttcgacatcgttattgggatggattggttgtcccaacatcaggcagagatcttatgcagcgagaagattattcgcattcctcgtactggtcaagaacctctcgaagtccaaggcgacaagagtggtgctgtggttggcatcatctctttcttgaaggctcagaagtgtctgcggaagggtcacaccgcaatcttggcactcgtttcagatgcatcagtgaaggaaaagaagctggaggatattccagtagtacgcgactaccctcaggtgtttcctgaagacttaccaggcttaccgcctcatcgtcaggtcgaatttcagatcgagctcgctccaggagcagcacccatagcccgcgcaccatatcgtctagctccatcagaattggaggaactgtcaaagcagctacaagagctcttggaaaagggcttcattcgtccaagctcttcgccatggggagctccagtgttatttgtgaaaaagaaggacggtactttcaggatatgcatagactaccgtgaactaaacaaggtaacggtgaagaaccgttatcctcttccacgcatagatgacttattcgaccagttgcaaggttcgtgctactattcgaagatagacctacggtcagggtatcatcagctgagagtccgggatgaggacgtctccaaaaccgcatttagaactcgctacggccactacgagtttcttgtcat
It encodes:
- the LOC110891242 gene encoding uncharacterized protein LOC110891242 encodes the protein MEGRSDGNGTMEGGGTPGTEDKTPPIRGIGLRVTNIEGNNMFPRRGIYSTNNHSVLDGLLEISKPVELNTACGGINVAEMNASHANPSGVSNLNPSGVFGSSTADMDVLGDQLGVQGSQNVRRGPGKTPVSYADSIGASSARKVNFRTLASLVEQEGCDVVLPKESVRVVKDKLANTLYGYFLGDRVAYPVVEYFVRNNWKKFGLQKSMMNASGFFFFKFADENGMMNAMKGGPWIIRSQPLFLNVWSPSSKLEKKEVKSVQLWVKIHEVPLAAYTEDGLSMIATAIGKPIALDSYTTSMCLDSWGRSSFARALVEISADNEYKEVIVIAVPDLEGDGFVKEKMYVEYEWCPHRCSLCKVFGHNDGDCPKQVTQVTKAPANIPKAHKAPNSKGNSKKPVVDKDGFRDVEARKAAKRTGFPVNKQKQRFEYRPVGLKTSGEPNKSAPSSSFFSRNPFDVLNDPSNDHEAGGSGQGDTKDDLDDDEVQEIYNETDEFLVNDASKPVTKQGASTPFSAVNNESHVDVSRLSQVCRSVFRSWDWTSNGARCSKGTRIIIGWNPAVFDVMVLSQTDQVVHLQLFFKKDNKVAFCSVVYAANYYVTRRELWHHLSMHKSFVGNNPWVIMGDFNSALNLEDKSMGASSVTRSMIEFQECVDDLEMLDINRTGLHFTWSQKPKKGIGLLKKIDRVLGNTSFVTNFPNAVAFFQPYRLSDHCPCVLKLPDADILKHRSFKFANFLVFKPEFGDIVKRVWDTRINGVHQFRVVKRLRLLKKPLRALLFKQGNLHKKVEALREKLDVIQNSIDKHPDSESLRVEETTLSAEYKEALLDEERFLKQKSKVDWLRAGDMNTAFFHSSLKSKNHQSRIDVIRDTGGVIHEGNQVYQAVVDHYEKFLGCRGDTSLIPAPDLFTNVLDPNIASYMCRQVTEDEVKKAMFSIGIDKAPGPDGFTAAFFKSAWHIVGNDVSRAIIDFFDTGNLLRELNHTLIVLVPKVPSPSVVTDFRPIACCNVIYKCITKILAERVKRALNNIVSINQSAFVPGRKISDNILLTQELMHNYHRNSGPPRCAFKVDIQKAYDTVDWKFLKNILLGFGFNNKMVNWIMVCVSTVSYSVCVNGNVHGYFKGSRGLRQGDPLSPYLFTLVMEVLTGILHHMIRIDSSFKFHNKCEKQQIINLCFADDLFLFARGEIASARCIMKSLTDFSKMSGLVPSIQKSTVFFCNVPSYIKNAILNIMPFKEGSLPVRYLGVPLISSGLVYKDCSVLMESLDKRIKHWRNKLLSFAGRLQLIVSVLSSMHIFWSSVFLLPNRVIHELEAKMRNFLWSQDVAFHRGKAKVSWKVVCLPKYEGGLGIRRLGDVNKALMTKHIWSIITNRNSLWVEWVHSYRLRGKNFWISKVVSNSCYSWRKLLQLRPQMRQFFWSDIGDGTRTSAWYDTWCELGPLGNFIVPRTIANAGFRLEDSVSQIQLNGEWKWPVAWRDLFPVLNQLDQVHIMPNKLDRVMWRDGNEKTDFSTSCVWDSIRYKETEVVWSTIVWFAQCIPRHAFLMWLIMRGKLLTQDKILKWDLSRRKNMNMMCCLLCYANHDSHSHLFFECNYSTKVWAIVKRKVGMDSVQPKWADIVDWLITRSKSKLAKDYVARVVVAATAYTIWQERNARIFKNQLRPPETVGAHIIQLVRYKLMGARLKNTGNVRRLLSEWDVHGKELLDDGG